From a single Candidatus Acidulodesulfobacterium acidiphilum genomic region:
- the rpmB gene encoding 50S ribosomal protein L28, producing MSRVCSICGKGIQFGNNVSHANNKTKKVSFPNLHMVKAVTANGGNKRIKVCAKCLKAGKVVRAVKVGK from the coding sequence ATGTCAAGAGTTTGCAGTATTTGCGGTAAAGGTATACAGTTCGGAAATAATGTTTCGCATGCCAATAATAAAACAAAGAAAGTATCTTTTCCTAATTTGCATATGGTTAAGGCTGTTACCGCTAACGGCGGCAATAAAAGAATAAAAGTCTGCGCAAAATGCCTTAAAGCGGGAAAAGTGGTCAGGGCAGTTAAGGTCGGCAAGTAA